GCAGATTATCGGAACTCAGGCAGCTCTTAATGTAATAACGGGAGAAAAATATAAAGTTATAACAAGCGAGACGAAAAATTATCTAAAGGGCTTTTACGGCAAAGCGCCGGCTGCAATAAACGAAGATGTAAGAAAAAGAGCTTTAGGCAATGAAGAATTTATAACCGTAAGACCGGCTGACCTTTTAGAACCTGAATTGGGACAGAATATAGACAAAATTAAAGAATTTATAACCGGCGACGAAGATATTATGAGCTATATATTATTTCCGCAGATTTCCATTGAATTTTTTCAAGACAGAAAAGACGGAAAATTGCCGGATTATACAATTCAAACCGACGGTATGGAATATGCCGCCGATATGTCCGGCGGGTTAGTGCTTTCCGATGAATTTGTGGGAGCGGAAAAATTTAGAGACGGCGACCTTGTGCCGAGTGAATTTATTGTTACCGTGCACGGCGAAAATTATAAAATAAAAGTTGCGGGCGTAGGGCATAAATCTGACCAGAAAAGACCGTTCTTTTTAAATGTTGACGGAACAATGGAAGAAGTAACGATTGAGTCGCTTACGGAAATAGTTCCGAGTTACGGAGGCGAAATAGTCGGCGAAAATGTTGCAAGGTCAAAACGTCCTTCGCCTAAAAGAGAGGGAGACGTCTATGCTCCGATGCCAGGCAGAATTACAAAATTATTGGTAAAAAAAGGCGATACCGTAAGTGCCGGCGATACCGTGCTAATAGTCGAAGCTATGAAAATGGAAAATGAAATCCATACGCCCATAGACGGTATTATCAAGGAAGTATATGTTAAAGAAGGCGATATGGCGAACCCCGACGAGACGCTTATATATGTTGAATAGATTTTGTAGTATAATAATATAAAAATGATTAATTAATATTGATTAATATTAAAATTTAGAAGGTGATTCAATTGACGGTACGCAATCCGGCAGTGGCTGGTTCTTTTTATCCTGCGGATATAAATCAGATAAATGCGCTTATACAATCTTTTAATGTGAGTATTCCCGAACATAAAATAAACGCTTTCGGGATAGTTTCTCCGCATGCGGGGTATGTTTATTCCGGAAAGACGGCTTTTATGGGGTTTTCTTCTATCAACATTAAAAAAAATATAATAATTATAGGTCCTAACCATACCGGTTTAGGCGCTGCTTTTTCTGTTATGAATGAAGGAAATTATAATTTTGGTTCATTTAATGTGCCGATTAATTCAGCCCTTGCAGATGAAATTATTAACCAGAGCGACAGTCCTTTCCAACATGACGATAAAGCTCAGCTGAAAGAACATTCGCTTGAAGTTCAGATTCCGCTGATTCATTATTTTATGACGGATTTTTCGATAGTTCCGCTTGTCATATCGTATGTCAGGTATAATGACGTAATAAAAGCCGCTAAAGCTATTTATAACGCCATTGTGAAATTAAACCTGCTTGACGACGTTCTGGTGGTAGCAAGTTCCGACATGACTCATTACGAAAGCGCCGAAGAGGCTGAGATGAAAGATTCTATAGCTATAAACGAAATCCTCCGGCTGGATTCCGAAGGTCTTTATAACAAAGTTATAAATAATAATATTTCTATGTGCGGATTTATTCCTGTTTCAATTATGCTGCTAATCGCAAAAATGGCAGGGAAAAATAACGCAAAATTAATTAATTATACAAACTCCGGAGAGGCTTCAGGGGATTATTCAAGCGTTGTAGGGTACTCTTCTATTGCAGTATAT
This genomic stretch from Candidatus Acididesulfobacter guangdongensis harbors:
- the amrB gene encoding AmmeMemoRadiSam system protein B, which produces MIQLTVRNPAVAGSFYPADINQINALIQSFNVSIPEHKINAFGIVSPHAGYVYSGKTAFMGFSSINIKKNIIIIGPNHTGLGAAFSVMNEGNYNFGSFNVPINSALADEIINQSDSPFQHDDKAQLKEHSLEVQIPLIHYFMTDFSIVPLVISYVRYNDVIKAAKAIYNAIVKLNLLDDVLVVASSDMTHYESAEEAEMKDSIAINEILRLDSEGLYNKVINNNISMCGFIPVSIMLLIAKMAGKNNAKLINYTNSGEASGDYSSVVGYSSIAVY